A window of the Bacillus andreraoultii genome harbors these coding sequences:
- a CDS encoding EcsC family protein, whose product MGLSNYELELYRQLQEWEETFFTSNTNDFVKTYDYWIEDTFSKLPSELREKIFTNIDQWLFYVQNGIQQSQNLTEKIDLLLSEARVKNNQVYSVNDLKKLPIEQLNYFAQQQISNHQLLSLLQGGISSSGNNLLLGVDLPLMLVINLRAVQLIGASYGYDMRHPFEMMVALKVFFCATLPRRFQKQEWMELLNEVRDVNHPFFYDEEEPITNTTWLTRPLIQAIKLWAIFMINHKKDKGPSLIGIIFGAGFNHSVTKKITLFAKHFYQYRLLEEKANS is encoded by the coding sequence ATGGGCTTATCAAATTATGAGCTTGAATTGTACCGGCAATTACAAGAATGGGAAGAAACTTTCTTTACGTCGAATACGAATGATTTTGTGAAAACGTATGATTATTGGATAGAAGATACCTTTTCTAAGTTACCATCTGAATTGCGAGAAAAAATATTTACTAATATCGATCAATGGTTGTTTTATGTACAGAATGGGATTCAGCAATCACAAAACTTAACAGAGAAAATTGATTTATTACTTTCAGAAGCTCGAGTGAAAAATAACCAAGTTTACTCAGTAAACGATTTGAAAAAACTACCTATCGAACAGCTTAATTATTTTGCTCAGCAACAAATTTCCAACCATCAGTTACTGTCTTTACTGCAAGGTGGTATTTCAAGTTCTGGAAATAATCTGTTACTTGGAGTGGATCTTCCTTTAATGCTTGTGATTAATTTACGTGCGGTACAGTTGATTGGCGCATCATATGGTTATGACATGAGACATCCATTTGAAATGATGGTGGCGTTAAAAGTCTTTTTCTGCGCAACTCTACCAAGAAGATTTCAGAAACAAGAGTGGATGGAGTTGTTGAATGAGGTAAGGGACGTAAATCATCCGTTTTTTTATGATGAAGAAGAGCCAATAACAAATACTACTTGGTTAACAAGACCGTTAATTCAAGCGATAAAGTTATGGGCAATTTTTATGATTAATCATAAAAAAGATAAGGGACCTTCTCTGATTGGTATTATATTTGGTGCTGGATTCAATCATTCTGTTACAAAAAAGATAACACTATTTGCGAAACATTTTTATCAATATCGTTTGCTTGAGGAAAAGGCAAATAGTTAA
- a CDS encoding universal stress protein: MANYKKIIVAIDGSKEADFAFKEAVRIAKQNGSALLLVHVIDLRTFATINAYDQSIVERADAYAQELLETYKNEAIEAGIENVSIIIEYGSPKVKISKDIAQKYEADLILCGATGLNAVERFLIGSVSEYIVRHAKCDVLVIRTNKA, encoded by the coding sequence ATGGCAAATTATAAGAAAATAATCGTAGCAATTGATGGGTCTAAAGAAGCTGATTTCGCATTTAAAGAAGCGGTGAGAATTGCAAAACAAAATGGCAGCGCTTTACTACTTGTTCATGTTATTGATTTACGTACGTTCGCAACAATTAATGCATACGACCAATCGATTGTTGAACGTGCTGATGCTTATGCACAAGAACTACTTGAAACGTATAAAAATGAAGCTATAGAAGCTGGTATTGAAAATGTTAGTATCATCATCGAATATGGATCTCCTAAAGTAAAAATATCTAAAGATATTGCACAAAAGTATGAGGCAGACCTTATTTTATGTGGAGCTACAGGACTAAATGCTGTTGAACGATTCCTCATTGGTAGCGTTTCTGAATATATTGTTCGTCATGCAAAATGCGATGTGTTAGTAATAAGAACGAATAAGGCGTAA
- a CDS encoding M24 family metallopeptidase: protein MNTRIDQFAHWLNEQSIDTAILTSTENVFYFSKFYSDPHERLLAIVLFPNAEPFLVCPQMEVETAKQAGFEQTIIGYSDTEDPWDKIKKEINNRTNTVHKIAIEKSHMNVERFETLLKAFPSAKFIQAEEKLNSLRMIKDADELQKLRRACELADFAIEVGVNEIKEGVTELSVVAAIEYELKKKGIEQMSFATTVLTGPKAASPHGSPDLTKIKKGDFVLFDLGVIYEGYCSDITRTIAFGDIDKENILVYETVRKAQEAAVLASKPGITCSELDLTARRVIAEAGYGEYFTHRLGHGLGISVHEYPSVTETNELVLLEGMVYTIEPGIYIPGKVGVRIEDSVAVTKNGVEVLTKYPKALQFV, encoded by the coding sequence GTGAATACAAGAATTGATCAATTTGCACATTGGCTCAACGAACAAAGTATTGATACGGCAATATTAACGTCTACCGAAAATGTTTTCTATTTTAGTAAATTTTATAGCGATCCACATGAACGTTTACTTGCTATCGTTCTATTTCCTAATGCAGAACCTTTCCTTGTGTGTCCACAAATGGAAGTGGAAACTGCCAAACAAGCTGGTTTCGAGCAAACGATTATCGGCTATAGTGATACAGAAGACCCATGGGATAAAATAAAGAAGGAAATTAACAATCGCACAAATACGGTACATAAAATTGCTATAGAAAAAAGTCATATGAATGTGGAAAGATTTGAGACATTACTAAAGGCGTTCCCTTCCGCCAAGTTTATCCAAGCAGAGGAAAAATTAAACAGTTTACGAATGATTAAAGATGCTGACGAACTCCAAAAGCTCAGGAGAGCATGTGAACTTGCTGATTTTGCCATTGAGGTTGGTGTGAATGAAATTAAAGAAGGTGTAACTGAACTCTCCGTTGTTGCAGCAATTGAATATGAACTAAAGAAAAAAGGAATCGAGCAAATGTCCTTTGCGACAACGGTTCTTACTGGTCCGAAAGCTGCTTCTCCACACGGAAGTCCAGATTTAACGAAAATAAAAAAAGGGGACTTCGTTTTATTTGATCTTGGTGTCATTTATGAAGGGTACTGCTCTGATATTACAAGAACGATTGCATTTGGTGATATCGATAAAGAGAATATTCTCGTGTATGAAACAGTTCGTAAAGCTCAAGAAGCGGCTGTGCTTGCTTCAAAGCCAGGCATTACATGTAGTGAGCTTGATTTAACAGCCAGAAGAGTTATAGCTGAAGCCGGTTACGGAGAGTACTTTACTCACCGCTTAGGTCACGGTTTAGGTATTAGTGTTCATGAATATCCTTCAGTAACTGAAACAAACGAACTCGTTCTTTTAGAAGGAATGGTTTATACGATTGAACCAGGTATCTATATTCCTGGAAAAGTTGGCGTCCGTATAGAAGATAGTGTTGCGGTTACGAAAAATGGTGTAGAAGTACTAACGAAATATCCAAAAGCATTACAATTTGTTTAA
- a CDS encoding metal-dependent hydrolase, which produces MKVSYHGHAVVKISIDGKEILIDPFLTGNGLTDLNVEQESPDYILLTHGHNDHVGDTVTLAKKKNALVIAAVELANYLTTQGVQTHGMNIGGSYQFPFGKVKFTQAFHSTGLEIGEQHSIYTGMPAGLLITIQGKTIYHAGDTALFSDMKLIGERHPIDLAFLPIGDNFTMGPEDAAYAANLLKAKKVVPIHYNTFPVIKQDPERFIELLEGDQVGVVMRSGDTIEL; this is translated from the coding sequence ATGAAAGTATCTTATCATGGACATGCAGTAGTAAAAATTTCAATCGATGGAAAGGAAATCCTAATCGATCCTTTTCTAACAGGGAATGGCTTAACAGATTTAAACGTTGAACAAGAAAGCCCCGATTATATTTTACTAACACATGGTCATAATGATCATGTAGGTGATACAGTTACACTTGCAAAAAAGAAGAATGCTCTTGTCATCGCAGCAGTGGAATTGGCAAATTACTTAACTACACAAGGTGTTCAAACTCACGGTATGAATATCGGAGGTTCTTATCAATTTCCGTTTGGTAAAGTAAAATTCACCCAAGCTTTCCACAGTACAGGTCTTGAAATTGGAGAACAGCATTCGATTTACACAGGCATGCCAGCTGGTCTTCTTATAACCATTCAAGGAAAAACGATTTATCACGCGGGAGACACAGCATTGTTTTCTGATATGAAATTAATTGGAGAAAGACATCCAATTGACCTGGCTTTCTTACCGATTGGTGATAATTTTACGATGGGACCAGAAGATGCTGCCTATGCGGCAAATTTACTGAAAGCTAAAAAAGTGGTGCCAATTCATTACAATACGTTCCCGGTTATTAAACAAGATCCAGAGCGCTTTATTGAATTGCTTGAGGGGGATCAGGTGGGGGTTGTGATGAGATCAGGTGATACGATTGAACTTTAA
- a CDS encoding DRTGG domain-containing protein, producing MTTKHEQILNYIQELPIGDKISVRQIAKELSVSEGTAYRAIKEAENKGYVSTIERVGTIRIEQKRKENIEKLTFAEIVNIVDGQVLGGRNGLHKTLNKFVIGAMEVEAMMRYTEAGNLLIVGNRMKAQKSALQRGAAVLITGGFDTADDVKKLADELELPIISTSYDTFTVATIINRAIFDQLIKKEILLVEDILIPKEETYYLKVGEPVQKWFDLNERHSHTRFPVIDNDFKVEGMVTSKDVISEDRLRPIEKVMTKQPITVTLKTSVAAASHIMIWEGIELLPVVDEQNRLLGIISRQDVLKSLQTIQRQPHVGETIENLVFNHLHKIDDTDNGKLRYQFDVTPQMTNQHGTMSYGVLTSTMIEAVHRLFRTLKKGEIVVESKSIYYLKPAQIDNHIEIVPDILEIGRKFGKVDVVVYAKEYIVAKAMIMVQFIDR from the coding sequence TTGACGACAAAACATGAACAAATTTTAAACTATATACAGGAATTACCTATCGGTGATAAAATTTCTGTCAGGCAGATCGCGAAAGAATTAAGTGTCAGTGAAGGGACTGCATATCGAGCAATTAAGGAAGCAGAAAACAAAGGATATGTAAGCACAATCGAACGTGTTGGAACAATTCGAATCGAGCAGAAGCGGAAGGAAAACATTGAGAAATTAACTTTTGCAGAAATTGTGAATATTGTCGATGGACAAGTACTTGGCGGAAGAAATGGACTTCATAAAACATTAAATAAATTTGTCATCGGTGCGATGGAAGTCGAAGCGATGATGCGCTATACAGAAGCTGGAAATTTATTAATTGTTGGTAACCGAATGAAGGCGCAAAAATCTGCTTTACAAAGAGGTGCAGCTGTTTTAATAACTGGTGGGTTTGACACAGCAGATGATGTGAAAAAATTAGCTGATGAACTGGAACTACCAATTATCTCCACCAGTTACGATACATTTACTGTTGCAACAATCATCAATCGAGCAATTTTTGACCAATTAATCAAAAAAGAAATATTGCTCGTTGAAGATATTTTAATACCAAAAGAAGAAACCTATTATTTAAAAGTTGGTGAGCCTGTTCAAAAATGGTTTGATTTAAATGAGAGACATAGCCATACTCGTTTTCCAGTTATTGACAACGATTTTAAAGTGGAAGGAATGGTTACTTCTAAAGATGTTATAAGTGAAGATCGCTTACGACCGATAGAGAAGGTTATGACGAAACAACCAATTACCGTCACTTTAAAAACAAGTGTGGCTGCTGCTTCACATATTATGATTTGGGAAGGAATTGAACTTTTGCCTGTTGTCGATGAACAAAATCGCTTATTAGGAATTATCAGTCGCCAAGATGTTCTAAAATCTCTTCAAACAATTCAAAGGCAACCACATGTTGGTGAAACCATTGAGAATCTAGTTTTTAATCATTTACATAAAATTGATGATACAGACAACGGAAAGCTACGTTATCAATTTGATGTAACACCACAAATGACAAATCAACATGGTACGATGTCATACGGAGTACTTACATCGACGATGATCGAAGCCGTTCATCGTTTGTTTCGAACATTAAAGAAAGGTGAAATTGTTGTTGAAAGTAAATCAATTTACTACTTAAAGCCCGCTCAAATTGATAATCATATCGAAATTGTGCCGGATATCCTTGAAATCGGTCGGAAGTTCGGAAAAGTCGATGTTGTTGTTTATGCAAAAGAATACATAGTAGCAAAAGCAATGATTATGGTTCAATTTATTGACCGATAA
- a CDS encoding YtpI family protein, whose protein sequence is MISLPVFVVMIFFSLMFYIYYKVRYIRSSNQTEKRWLTAKSSIALGSFVSLFGLNRLFLTFSTTAFIISIIFIVIGLISIWTGFKAYKFYLPYMNKENENIR, encoded by the coding sequence GTGATTTCATTGCCAGTATTCGTAGTTATGATCTTTTTTTCTTTGATGTTTTATATATATTATAAAGTTCGTTATATTCGTTCCAGCAATCAAACGGAAAAAAGATGGCTTACTGCTAAATCATCCATCGCCCTTGGTTCATTTGTTTCGTTGTTCGGATTAAACCGGCTATTTCTCACATTTTCTACTACTGCATTCATTATTAGTATTATTTTTATTGTCATTGGCCTTATTTCTATTTGGACAGGATTTAAAGCGTATAAGTTTTACTTACCATATATGAATAAGGAAAATGAAAACATTAGGTAG
- a CDS encoding DHH family phosphoesterase: protein MKEQIINKIKEYDTIIIHRHVRPDPDAFGSQGGLAKIIQETYPKKNVYVVGEDEETLSFLNTMDQISDEVYNGALVIVCDTANQERISDSRFHSGDFLIKIDHHPNEDPYGDITWVDTNASSTSEMIYELFSFGKQDGLKLSTEGARLLYAGIVGDTGRFLYPSATERTFAFASELIQFPFSRTELYEKMYETSPNLAKLQGYILQNFHFEGAGVAKVMINKKLLKEYGLRPQEASGLVSILGNIRGVKAWAFFVEEDTKIRVRLRSNGPIVNEVAKKYRGGGHPRAAGATIYSWDEVESVMDDLKQVVNAR, encoded by the coding sequence ATGAAAGAACAAATTATAAATAAAATTAAAGAGTACGACACAATTATTATCCATCGACATGTTCGACCAGATCCTGATGCCTTTGGTTCACAAGGAGGTCTAGCAAAAATCATTCAAGAAACGTACCCGAAAAAGAACGTGTATGTTGTCGGTGAGGATGAGGAGACACTATCGTTTCTAAATACGATGGATCAAATTTCTGATGAAGTATATAACGGTGCACTTGTTATTGTTTGTGATACTGCTAACCAAGAGCGGATTTCTGACTCACGTTTTCATTCAGGGGATTTTTTAATAAAGATTGATCATCATCCTAATGAAGATCCTTATGGGGATATTACTTGGGTTGACACAAATGCAAGTTCTACAAGTGAAATGATTTACGAGTTATTTTCATTTGGTAAACAGGACGGTTTAAAGTTATCGACTGAAGGTGCACGGCTACTTTATGCTGGTATTGTTGGAGATACAGGGAGATTTCTATATCCGAGTGCAACAGAAAGAACATTTGCTTTTGCAAGCGAACTTATTCAATTTCCATTCTCTCGAACAGAATTATATGAAAAGATGTATGAGACGTCACCGAATTTAGCAAAACTACAAGGGTATATACTCCAAAACTTTCATTTTGAAGGAGCCGGAGTTGCAAAAGTAATGATTAATAAAAAATTGCTTAAAGAATATGGATTGCGACCTCAAGAAGCATCAGGTTTAGTTAGTATTTTAGGGAATATTCGTGGAGTTAAGGCATGGGCGTTTTTTGTTGAAGAAGACACAAAAATTCGCGTCCGCCTCCGTTCGAACGGGCCTATTGTCAATGAAGTGGCTAAAAAGTATCGCGGTGGTGGTCATCCACGTGCTGCAGGTGCAACCATTTACTCTTGGGATGAAGTTGAGTCTGTTATGGATGATTTAAAACAAGTAGTCAATGCACGATAA
- the ytrI gene encoding sporulation membrane protein YtrI: protein MRIPPYFYSRNFQRFFSGVIFGAIVSWLIFLYIFGHMQEDQVKLIHKQEERIADLVKEKDIWQEDFKKLNEKNKELLTVQSISLKITNASKYKIDAFSVFDTQEKIKKDISNVLAKDLTIVYNSRELLEKTIENKPVKLNGRTYQLTVTNMVIYTTLHIEVELSLAK from the coding sequence ATGAGAATTCCACCTTATTTTTATTCGCGTAATTTTCAGCGCTTCTTTTCAGGGGTCATTTTCGGTGCAATCGTTAGCTGGTTAATCTTTTTGTATATATTTGGTCATATGCAAGAAGATCAAGTAAAACTCATTCATAAGCAAGAAGAACGGATTGCTGATTTAGTTAAAGAAAAAGATATTTGGCAAGAGGATTTTAAAAAATTAAATGAAAAAAATAAAGAATTACTTACCGTTCAATCGATTTCGTTAAAAATTACGAATGCTTCAAAGTATAAAATTGATGCCTTTAGTGTATTTGATACACAAGAAAAAATAAAAAAAGATATTAGCAATGTCTTAGCAAAAGATTTAACAATTGTTTATAACAGTAGAGAATTATTAGAAAAGACAATTGAAAACAAACCCGTGAAATTGAATGGACGAACATATCAATTAACCGTAACAAATATGGTCATTTACACGACCTTACACATTGAGGTAGAATTGTCTCTCGCAAAATAA
- a CDS encoding YtrH family sporulation protein: MTEAFVPTFIHSYFIALGVILGGSLIGGISAFFIGEPPLTEIYRLSNSLRIWAIVAAIGGTFDAVYSFERGLMHGQTGDLVKQIFLILSALGGAQTGTLIINWLTQEHLS, from the coding sequence ATGACAGAGGCATTTGTACCAACTTTTATCCATAGTTATTTTATTGCTCTCGGTGTTATTCTTGGTGGATCATTAATTGGAGGAATATCTGCCTTTTTTATTGGCGAACCACCTTTAACAGAAATATATCGGTTGTCTAATAGTTTACGCATTTGGGCAATCGTAGCAGCCATTGGTGGAACATTTGATGCGGTATATAGTTTTGAAAGGGGATTAATGCATGGTCAAACGGGGGATCTTGTCAAACAAATTTTTTTAATACTTTCTGCATTAGGTGGTGCACAAACAGGTACCTTAATTATTAACTGGCTAACACAGGAGCATTTGTCATGA
- the dnaE gene encoding DNA polymerase III subunit alpha: MVPLHVNSSYSLLRSTITPEKLVLEAKQKGYRAIALTDYHVLYGVIPFYKSCKTNGIKPIIGLSANVFIEENETSVRDRFLFYAKNVHGYQSLMKISSAILTKSEKGIPFKWLKHYTTGLIAVATGIGGEIESFILEGEMDKAKERIIFYQQLFEKDSFYLSIQPYHTWESVQLTKAILEIGEELHVPIVATSKVSYLEKDDYETWKCLQAIKENKKITDVTEEPIDREFYFRSKDEMEMLFEQYPTAIQNTVRIAEQCHVEIPFHQQLLPKYPLTGKTSNEYLNELCEIGLRERVKSPSSIYKDRLQYELNIIKKMNFSDYFLIVWDYVQFAKKNGIIVGPGRGSAAGSLVAYVLGITDVDPIKFDLLFERFLNPERVTMPDIDIDFPDHHRDEVIKYVSKKYGLTHVAQIITYGTFAAKAALRDVARVYGFSNRELEQLSKSIPNKLGITLKDAYKESETLQRLVQEEKIKKVYQIASKIEGLPRHTSTHAAGVIISDRPLVEMIPLQMGSNEVLLTQYPMGILEEIGLLKMDFLGLRNLSLIESILRTIQKKEKQQIDLKNIPYNDPPTFELLQKGKTTGIFQLESEGMRDVLTHLKPTEFEDIVAVNALYRPGPMANIPVYIKRKHGQEKSQYPHPDLEKVLKKTYGVIVYQEQIMQIASIFSGFTLGEADLLRRAVSKKKREVLDQERNHFVNGAIRRGYEEKIANDIYDLIVRFADYGFNRSHAVAYSQISYQLAYLKAHYPLYFMASLLTSSIGNEEKTSEYVKELRHLGFKVFAPSINKSGYQFEVEEGGIRFSLAAVKGVGFQALKEILRARGNGRFTDLFDFCLRVSLKIVNRKVMENLIHSGSFDEFGKDRAILLATLDVAIEHAQLLKPEDNQIDLLLLEGLDDLKPKYVDVEPIPMENKLLSEKQVLGMFISKHPTSMYRLLFQLNGAVLLDDIKLDKINKVGVYIQDVRKIKTKRGETMAFVQISDESDDLQAVIFPNIYRENTAILKKGEIIFLTGKAELRNGQKQLIINNIETLTTLQEKTDVRRVFIKLNEEGEKESFNELKKVIKKYRGTTPVILYYEKNHKTIQLARNFWVNVESDVLDEMKQLLGEDHVVIK, translated from the coding sequence GTGGTTCCTTTACATGTAAATAGTTCGTACTCACTATTAAGAAGTACAATTACACCTGAAAAATTAGTACTTGAAGCAAAGCAAAAAGGTTACCGTGCGATTGCTCTTACTGACTATCATGTTCTTTACGGAGTCATTCCTTTTTATAAAAGTTGTAAAACGAATGGAATAAAACCAATTATTGGATTATCGGCAAATGTTTTTATAGAAGAAAACGAAACAAGTGTAAGGGATCGTTTTCTCTTTTATGCAAAAAACGTGCATGGATATCAAAGCTTAATGAAAATTTCAAGTGCAATCTTGACTAAGTCAGAAAAAGGCATTCCGTTTAAATGGTTGAAGCACTATACAACTGGATTAATTGCTGTAGCTACTGGAATTGGCGGTGAAATCGAATCGTTTATTTTAGAGGGGGAAATGGACAAAGCAAAAGAAAGAATTATATTTTATCAGCAATTATTCGAAAAAGATTCATTTTATTTGTCAATCCAACCATATCATACCTGGGAAAGTGTTCAGTTAACGAAGGCAATTTTAGAAATAGGAGAAGAACTTCATGTGCCGATTGTCGCAACAAGTAAAGTGAGTTATTTAGAAAAAGATGATTATGAAACATGGAAATGTCTTCAAGCAATAAAGGAAAATAAAAAAATCACAGATGTAACTGAAGAACCGATAGATAGAGAGTTTTATTTTCGGTCAAAAGATGAAATGGAGATGTTGTTTGAACAATACCCGACTGCGATACAAAATACCGTACGGATTGCCGAACAGTGTCATGTTGAAATACCCTTTCACCAACAATTATTACCAAAATACCCGTTAACGGGGAAAACGAGTAATGAATATTTAAATGAATTATGTGAAATTGGCCTCAGAGAGCGAGTAAAATCACCATCTTCAATTTATAAAGATCGACTTCAATACGAGTTAAATATCATTAAAAAGATGAACTTTAGTGATTATTTTCTTATCGTTTGGGATTATGTACAATTTGCTAAAAAAAATGGAATTATTGTTGGTCCTGGTCGAGGATCTGCAGCTGGAAGTTTAGTTGCATATGTGCTCGGTATAACGGATGTTGACCCGATTAAGTTTGATTTACTATTTGAGCGGTTTTTAAATCCAGAACGGGTCACAATGCCTGATATTGATATTGATTTTCCAGATCACCATCGCGATGAAGTTATCAAGTATGTTTCTAAAAAGTATGGATTGACTCACGTTGCGCAAATCATTACATATGGGACGTTTGCAGCAAAAGCAGCACTAAGAGATGTTGCCCGAGTCTATGGTTTCAGTAATAGAGAACTAGAACAGTTATCTAAAAGTATCCCTAACAAGCTTGGAATTACGTTGAAAGATGCATACAAAGAATCAGAAACACTTCAACGTTTAGTACAGGAGGAAAAAATAAAAAAGGTCTATCAAATTGCTAGTAAGATTGAAGGGTTACCACGTCATACATCAACTCATGCAGCTGGTGTCATTATAAGTGATCGTCCACTTGTCGAAATGATTCCTCTACAAATGGGGTCTAATGAAGTTTTATTAACACAATATCCAATGGGAATATTAGAGGAAATTGGCTTATTGAAAATGGATTTTTTAGGCTTGAGAAACTTATCTTTAATTGAATCCATTTTGCGCACCATTCAAAAGAAGGAAAAGCAACAAATCGATTTAAAAAATATCCCCTATAATGACCCGCCTACATTTGAATTATTACAAAAGGGGAAAACAACCGGAATTTTCCAGCTAGAATCTGAAGGAATGCGAGATGTATTAACACACTTAAAGCCAACAGAATTTGAAGATATTGTGGCAGTTAATGCATTATATCGTCCGGGACCGATGGCAAATATCCCGGTTTATATTAAGCGGAAGCATGGTCAAGAAAAGAGTCAATACCCTCATCCAGATTTGGAAAAAGTTTTAAAGAAAACGTATGGTGTTATTGTTTATCAAGAACAAATTATGCAAATCGCTTCCATTTTTTCTGGCTTTACATTAGGTGAAGCAGATTTACTTAGAAGAGCCGTATCGAAAAAGAAAAGGGAAGTTTTGGATCAAGAAAGAAATCATTTTGTTAATGGAGCGATAAGAAGAGGCTATGAGGAGAAAATAGCGAATGACATATACGATTTAATCGTTCGATTTGCAGATTATGGTTTTAATCGAAGCCATGCTGTTGCATATAGTCAAATTAGTTACCAGCTTGCCTACTTAAAAGCTCATTACCCCTTATATTTTATGGCTAGTTTATTAACTTCATCCATTGGAAATGAAGAGAAGACTTCAGAATATGTAAAAGAATTGCGACATTTAGGATTTAAAGTTTTTGCACCATCCATAAATAAAAGTGGTTATCAATTTGAAGTGGAAGAAGGAGGGATACGTTTTAGTTTAGCAGCAGTTAAAGGCGTCGGTTTTCAAGCATTAAAAGAAATTTTACGAGCAAGAGGAAATGGTCGATTTACCGATTTATTCGATTTCTGTTTACGTGTCTCGTTAAAAATTGTAAATCGCAAAGTAATGGAGAATTTAATACATTCCGGTAGTTTTGATGAATTTGGTAAAGACCGCGCTATACTTCTCGCTACTTTAGACGTTGCAATTGAACATGCACAATTATTAAAACCTGAGGACAACCAAATAGATTTATTATTACTGGAAGGATTGGATGATCTTAAACCAAAATATGTTGACGTTGAGCCAATTCCAATGGAAAATAAGTTACTTTCTGAAAAACAAGTGTTAGGAATGTTTATTTCCAAACATCCGACAAGTATGTACCGCTTACTATTTCAATTAAATGGGGCGGTTTTATTAGATGATATTAAACTAGATAAAATAAATAAAGTTGGGGTCTACATTCAGGATGTACGGAAAATAAAAACAAAAAGAGGAGAAACGATGGCGTTTGTGCAAATTAGTGATGAATCGGACGATTTGCAAGCGGTCATATTTCCAAATATTTACCGTGAGAATACAGCAATTTTAAAAAAAGGAGAAATTATATTTTTAACTGGTAAAGCAGAACTTCGCAATGGACAAAAACAATTGATTATTAATAATATAGAAACTTTAACAACTTTACAAGAAAAAACGGATGTTAGGAGAGTATTTATTAAGTTAAATGAAGAAGGGGAAAAAGAAAGTTTTAATGAGTTAAAGAAGGTCATTAAAAAATATCGGGGTACGACTCCAGTAATCCTTTATTATGAAAAAAATCATAAAACAATTCAACTGGCAAGAAACTTCTGGGTTAACGTAGAAAGTGACGTTTTAGATGAAATGAAGCAATTGTTAGGTGAAGATCATGTTGTAATCAAGTAA